One genomic window of Arthrobacter sp. KBS0703 includes the following:
- a CDS encoding FAD-binding oxidoreductase, which translates to MSSTASTKRVAVIGGGILGVSTAVHLLRGGASVVLLTETGLASEASGRSLSWLNSAGERSTPYHLLRLAGVDRYRTLFAADPSREWLQFGGGLMWNAAGEKAVTEARHAYERSVGYDSKLLAPDEIASVTPGIDAGAVPENAIFNPGEGWVSLPDLVDFLMAEFHARGGELVLNAGKASVTVDGGRAAGVETAAGEIYEADAVLVACGAATPAVVAPLGVEIPNASPVSMLVVTKPVEHEVAAVMNTPRAAVRPNPGSTFALDHDWYEGSITEHADGTFSIPDEVVQELADEASKLIAGNPELKPASWKIGYKPIPGDGEPVLGELGQAPGCFVAFTHSGATLGLIAGELLAGEILTGNRHPMLATFRPGRFS; encoded by the coding sequence ATGTCCTCCACAGCTTCAACCAAACGCGTCGCCGTCATCGGCGGCGGCATCCTCGGAGTCTCCACCGCCGTCCACCTGCTCCGCGGAGGCGCCTCGGTGGTCCTGCTGACCGAAACCGGTCTTGCGAGTGAAGCCAGCGGCCGCTCACTCTCCTGGCTGAATTCCGCGGGGGAGCGGTCCACGCCGTACCACCTGCTGCGCCTCGCCGGCGTCGACCGCTACCGCACGCTTTTCGCAGCCGATCCGAGCCGGGAATGGCTGCAGTTTGGCGGCGGCCTCATGTGGAACGCAGCCGGGGAAAAGGCTGTCACGGAGGCCCGCCACGCCTACGAGAGGTCTGTGGGCTATGACTCCAAACTGCTGGCTCCGGACGAGATTGCATCGGTCACCCCCGGCATCGATGCCGGCGCTGTGCCGGAGAACGCCATCTTCAACCCGGGCGAGGGCTGGGTCAGCCTGCCGGACCTGGTGGATTTCCTCATGGCGGAGTTCCACGCCCGCGGCGGTGAGCTGGTCCTCAACGCCGGCAAGGCGTCCGTAACGGTCGACGGCGGCCGGGCCGCCGGCGTCGAGACGGCGGCTGGTGAGATCTACGAAGCCGATGCGGTTCTCGTCGCCTGCGGGGCCGCAACACCCGCCGTGGTGGCGCCGCTCGGCGTCGAGATTCCGAACGCGTCCCCTGTCTCCATGCTGGTGGTGACCAAGCCCGTGGAGCACGAGGTTGCCGCCGTGATGAACACGCCCCGGGCCGCCGTCCGCCCCAACCCGGGAAGCACCTTCGCCCTCGACCACGACTGGTATGAAGGGAGCATCACTGAGCATGCAGACGGGACGTTCAGCATTCCGGATGAGGTGGTCCAGGAACTCGCTGACGAAGCGTCCAAGCTCATTGCCGGCAACCCCGAGCTCAAGCCGGCGTCCTGGAAGATCGGCTACAAGCCCATCCCGGGCGACGGCGAGCCCGTCCTGGGCGAACTGGGCCAGGCGCCGGGCTGCTTCGTGGCGTTCACGCACTCCGGAGCCACGCTCGGCCTCATCGCGGGCGAACTTCTCGCGGGGGAAATCCTGACCGGAAACCGGCATCCGATGCTGGCGACCTTCCGGCCGGGGCGCTTCTCCTGA
- a CDS encoding Gfo/Idh/MocA family oxidoreductase, producing the protein MRTVTDGPIRTAVVGFGISGRVFHAPLINADGDYSLDVIVTADPERAAEAARRYPEARIVPTPEALFAMAGDLDLVVLGTPPATHVDLASTAISHGLHVVVDKPFVTASAHGDELISQAADGGVQLTVFQNRRWDADFLTLRKLVREGALGEVRTFESRFEWWRPEGFGNWRDTATLTAGGGILHDLGAHLIDQAIQLFGPVAESYGETANHAPRPEGADTEAFVSLLHESGVRSRLWMNGMAAQAGPRFHVLGSAAGYTKWGLDSQEPALAAGITPSDPAYGVDPEDSWGVLGTDGASVPVPAQTGAYPRFYAELAGCLRGEGPLPVDPAESVQVLRIIEKIHAFA; encoded by the coding sequence ATGAGGACGGTGACCGACGGACCCATCCGCACCGCCGTCGTCGGATTCGGGATCTCGGGCAGGGTCTTCCATGCGCCGCTGATCAACGCGGATGGCGACTATTCGCTGGATGTGATCGTGACGGCGGATCCCGAGCGGGCCGCGGAAGCGGCGAGGCGCTACCCCGAGGCCAGGATCGTCCCGACGCCGGAGGCGCTGTTCGCCATGGCCGGGGACCTTGATCTTGTGGTCCTCGGGACGCCCCCGGCAACCCACGTCGATCTCGCCTCAACCGCAATTTCCCACGGCCTCCACGTCGTGGTGGACAAGCCGTTCGTCACGGCGTCGGCCCACGGCGACGAGCTCATCTCCCAAGCGGCCGACGGCGGCGTGCAGCTGACGGTGTTTCAGAACCGCCGGTGGGACGCGGACTTCCTGACGCTCCGGAAGCTCGTGCGGGAGGGCGCCCTGGGTGAAGTCCGAACCTTTGAGTCGCGCTTTGAATGGTGGCGGCCGGAAGGCTTCGGCAACTGGCGCGACACTGCCACCCTCACAGCAGGCGGCGGCATTCTCCACGATCTCGGGGCCCACCTGATCGACCAGGCCATCCAGCTTTTCGGGCCCGTGGCGGAAAGCTACGGGGAGACGGCAAATCACGCACCCCGCCCCGAAGGCGCCGACACCGAGGCCTTCGTGTCCCTGCTTCATGAATCCGGGGTCCGGTCCAGGCTGTGGATGAACGGCATGGCAGCCCAGGCAGGCCCGCGCTTCCATGTCCTGGGGTCCGCGGCCGGTTACACCAAGTGGGGCCTGGACAGCCAGGAACCGGCCCTCGCGGCCGGGATCACGCCGTCGGATCCTGCCTACGGCGTCGATCCCGAGGACTCATGGGGAGTCCTCGGCACCGACGGCGCCTCCGTGCCCGTGCCGGCCCAGACCGGTGCCTATCCCCGGTTCTACGCCGAGCTCGCGGGCTGCCTCCGCGGGGAGGGGCCGCTCCCCGTCGACCCCGCTGAGTCCGTCCAAGTCCTCAGGATCATCGAAAAAATCCACGCGTTCGCGTAG
- a CDS encoding amino acid ABC transporter ATP-binding protein encodes MSLASNTANTAAADASTFHGSSLELKNLTMAYGDIEVLRNVSLTVAPGTTTCIIGPSGSGKSTLLRGVNRLHEPKSGDVLLADESALKVKPDILRARIGMVFQHFNLFPDHTALENVALALWSVKGMSKAEAREHASRRLAEVGLAERADHRPRDLSGGQQQRVAIARALAMEPEVMLFDEATSALDPELVKGVLGLMAGLGKRGMTMLVVTHEMGFARKVADQVVFMDEGEVVEAGTPAELFDNPRSERLQRFLSEVL; translated from the coding sequence ATGAGCCTCGCAAGCAACACCGCCAACACCGCCGCCGCGGACGCCAGCACCTTCCACGGCTCCAGCCTGGAGCTGAAGAACCTGACCATGGCATACGGGGACATCGAAGTGCTCCGCAACGTCAGCCTCACCGTGGCCCCCGGCACCACCACGTGCATCATCGGGCCGTCCGGTTCGGGCAAGTCCACGCTGCTCCGCGGGGTCAACCGCCTGCATGAACCCAAGAGCGGGGACGTGCTGCTGGCCGACGAGAGCGCCCTGAAGGTCAAGCCGGATATCCTGCGTGCCCGGATCGGCATGGTCTTCCAGCACTTCAACCTCTTTCCGGACCACACGGCACTGGAGAATGTTGCGCTGGCGCTCTGGAGCGTCAAGGGAATGTCGAAGGCCGAGGCCAGGGAACACGCAAGCCGCCGCCTCGCCGAAGTGGGCCTCGCCGAACGCGCAGACCACCGGCCCCGGGACCTCTCCGGCGGACAGCAGCAGCGCGTCGCCATCGCGCGGGCACTGGCCATGGAACCCGAAGTGATGCTCTTCGACGAAGCCACCAGCGCACTGGACCCGGAACTGGTCAAGGGCGTGCTGGGCCTCATGGCGGGCCTCGGCAAGCGCGGCATGACCATGCTCGTGGTCACGCACGAAATGGGCTTCGCCCGCAAAGTCGCCGACCAGGTGGTCTTCATGGACGAGGGCGAAGTGGTGGAGGCCGGCACGCCGGCCGAACTCTTCGACAATCCCCGCAGCGAACGGCTCCAGCGCTTCCTGTCGGAGGTGCTGTAA
- a CDS encoding amino acid ABC transporter permease: MDWLNTIIRTFFDFGAMAEVLPQLLGVGLLNTLIISVAATIIGLVLGMIVAIMGISPSKWLRVPARIYTDLFRGLPAILTILLIGQGFARLSQSIFGPSPYPLGIIALSLIASAYIGEIFRAGILSVDKGQGEACRALGMSYAKSMALVVVPQGIRRVLPALVNQFIAIVKDSSLVYFLGLLVSERELFRVGQDAAVLSGNLSPLVMAGIFYLIITVPLTHLVNYFDNRFRTGRRRPSAPSSGLNEVKELDAASPLITGSNT; encoded by the coding sequence ATGGACTGGCTCAACACCATCATCCGCACGTTTTTCGACTTCGGCGCAATGGCCGAAGTGCTGCCCCAGCTCCTCGGGGTGGGCCTCCTGAACACCCTGATCATTTCCGTCGCGGCCACCATCATCGGCCTGGTGCTGGGCATGATCGTGGCAATCATGGGCATTTCCCCGTCCAAATGGCTGAGGGTTCCCGCCCGGATTTACACCGATCTCTTCCGCGGCCTTCCCGCGATCCTCACTATCCTGCTGATCGGCCAGGGGTTCGCCCGCCTGAGCCAGTCGATTTTCGGGCCGTCGCCGTACCCGCTGGGAATCATCGCCCTGAGCCTGATCGCCAGCGCTTACATCGGCGAAATCTTCCGTGCCGGCATCCTCAGCGTGGACAAGGGCCAGGGCGAGGCGTGCCGCGCGCTCGGAATGAGCTACGCCAAGTCGATGGCCCTCGTGGTGGTACCGCAAGGCATCCGCAGGGTGCTGCCTGCCCTGGTGAACCAGTTCATCGCGATCGTCAAGGATTCTTCGCTCGTCTACTTCCTGGGCCTGCTGGTCAGCGAACGTGAGCTGTTCCGCGTCGGCCAGGACGCCGCCGTGCTCTCCGGCAACCTCTCGCCGCTGGTCATGGCGGGCATCTTCTACCTCATCATCACCGTGCCGCTCACGCATCTGGTGAATTACTTCGACAACCGCTTCCGGACGGGCCGGCGCCGGCCGTCCGCGCCCAGCAGTGGGCTGAACGAAGTCAAGGAACTCGATGCGGCGTCGCCGCTGATCACCGGGAGCAACACATGA
- a CDS encoding ABC transporter substrate-binding protein, with protein sequence MIKLNFRPAAVAAAALAAVLALSGCGASSSASSAPADNPYGLIQPGTIRVASLGDSKPYTFADAQGNFTGFDVELFKDVAHRAGVDNVVFTGQDFSGLLAAVANGQFDVGVAAIGITDKRKETVDFSEGYLAGYLTVITTKTSGIKDADGLSGKRLGVVQGTLQEAYAVKNFTSANLVRFPDNNTAISAVNSGAVDAHFLDYEAAKAYQEQYGLVSAADIPSFDAPAGFAVAKGKTAFKEALNKGLAAAMEDGTWKKLYQKWFPGSPMPEQYLPKAEQTASPTPSK encoded by the coding sequence GTGATCAAACTGAACTTCCGCCCGGCAGCCGTGGCTGCAGCAGCCTTGGCGGCTGTGCTCGCACTCTCGGGCTGCGGCGCGTCCTCGTCGGCATCTTCTGCGCCAGCTGACAACCCGTACGGCCTGATTCAACCGGGCACCATACGGGTCGCGAGCCTCGGCGACTCCAAGCCCTACACCTTCGCCGACGCCCAGGGAAACTTCACTGGCTTCGACGTTGAACTGTTCAAGGACGTGGCCCACCGCGCCGGCGTAGACAATGTGGTCTTCACCGGGCAGGACTTCTCCGGCCTGCTCGCCGCAGTGGCCAACGGCCAGTTCGACGTCGGTGTGGCCGCCATCGGCATCACCGACAAGCGCAAGGAAACCGTTGACTTCTCCGAGGGCTACCTCGCCGGTTACCTTACAGTCATCACCACCAAGACCTCCGGCATCAAGGACGCCGACGGCCTGTCCGGCAAGCGCCTCGGCGTAGTCCAGGGAACGCTTCAGGAGGCTTACGCGGTCAAGAACTTCACGTCCGCCAACCTGGTCCGCTTCCCGGACAACAACACGGCAATTTCCGCCGTGAACAGCGGCGCCGTGGACGCCCACTTCCTGGACTACGAGGCAGCCAAGGCCTACCAGGAGCAGTACGGCCTGGTGAGCGCTGCGGACATCCCGTCCTTCGACGCCCCCGCCGGGTTCGCCGTCGCGAAGGGCAAGACCGCCTTCAAGGAGGCCCTGAACAAGGGACTGGCCGCAGCAATGGAGGACGGCACCTGGAAGAAGCTTTACCAGAAGTGGTTCCCGGGCTCGCCGATGCCGGAGCAGTACCTGCCCAAGGCGGAGCAGACCGCTTCGCCGACGCCGAGCAAGTAG
- a CDS encoding LacI family DNA-binding transcriptional regulator, which produces MSSDGARRRDVTVADVAKAAQVSKAQAARALGNYGAVSDDVRERVLAAAEELDYRPNELARSMNTGKSNTIGVVVGDIENPHFGLATRGISDTAKKSGFNVILINTDENTAAEVDAVRVLLDKRVDGLIVAPASSVETQHLQRVHDSGRPLVLLDRSAEGLAVETVAVDMAGISYESTQYLIEAGHRRIAFISTLRTDAAYGDGARLDSSQISDRLDGMRRAFEDAGLPTPGDLVRLNAGDAESIRNITREVLLQPDPATAVVASDGLIALSVVETIQELGLDIPGDVSFLMYDDFAWTRLTTPPLTVIAQPVYDMGAAAAAALIRQIEGRAPRGARPEFRATLIRRGSVGAAPAPSKGRLAVQAG; this is translated from the coding sequence ATGAGCAGTGACGGAGCCAGACGGCGCGACGTAACGGTTGCCGACGTCGCAAAAGCCGCCCAAGTGTCCAAGGCGCAGGCAGCCCGCGCCCTGGGAAACTATGGCGCGGTTAGCGACGACGTTCGGGAGCGCGTCCTGGCCGCGGCGGAAGAGCTGGACTACCGGCCCAATGAGCTCGCCCGCAGCATGAACACGGGGAAATCGAACACCATAGGCGTGGTGGTGGGAGACATCGAAAACCCACACTTCGGCCTGGCCACGAGGGGCATCTCGGACACGGCGAAGAAGAGCGGATTCAACGTCATCCTGATCAACACGGACGAGAATACGGCGGCCGAAGTGGACGCCGTGCGGGTCCTTCTGGACAAGCGCGTGGACGGCCTCATCGTGGCTCCCGCGTCATCGGTGGAAACACAACATTTACAGCGGGTTCACGATTCCGGGCGCCCGCTGGTCCTGCTGGACCGCTCTGCGGAAGGGCTTGCCGTCGAGACGGTCGCCGTCGACATGGCGGGCATCTCCTATGAGTCCACCCAATACCTCATCGAGGCAGGCCACCGCAGGATCGCCTTTATCTCCACGTTGCGGACGGACGCCGCCTACGGCGACGGCGCGAGGCTCGACTCCTCGCAGATCTCCGACCGCCTGGACGGCATGCGGCGCGCCTTCGAGGACGCCGGGCTGCCGACCCCCGGAGACCTCGTGCGGCTCAATGCCGGCGATGCCGAGTCTATCCGGAACATCACCCGGGAGGTCCTCCTGCAGCCTGACCCGGCCACCGCCGTCGTCGCCTCTGACGGCCTCATCGCCCTCAGCGTGGTGGAAACCATTCAGGAACTTGGCCTCGACATTCCGGGCGATGTCTCGTTCCTGATGTACGACGACTTCGCCTGGACCCGCCTGACCACACCGCCCCTGACGGTCATCGCGCAGCCGGTCTATGACATGGGCGCGGCCGCCGCGGCCGCCCTGATCCGGCAGATCGAGGGCCGCGCACCCCGCGGAGCACGGCCGGAGTTCAGAGCGACACTCATCCGCCGCGGCTCCGTCGGTGCGGCTCCGGCGCCGTCAAAGGGGCGTCTGGCAGTTCAGGCAGGGTAA